Proteins from one Deltaproteobacteria bacterium genomic window:
- a CDS encoding anion permease, with the protein MTRRGSFPRTGILHLIFRTAFALFALFFWWASGAWAFEAQHGDEGTEIFYVSGRILDSHQEPVADARVDLLIDGHAYQVEGAGHEHGEDGILTAPDGTYQIAAHLPAGTARGAEIQVQAAKTGFERTTVQVPATAIAGSGGVFHAHADLGMTRVLGPAFWIATVIFILAYVLISFELLHRTLTAMLGAAIILVITYTVGTINPDYHILSYERAIHAIDMNVVFLLMGMMIIVGILKHTGVFQWFAYKSYQLARGNVVLLSVVLTAFTAFVSAFLDNVTTMLLLTPVTIEIALSLGISPLVLLIPEILASNIGGTATLIGDPPNIMIGSYAGLTFMDFVKNLTPTVVVSIVVLSAYSRIFYRKEYARARVGDVQAFIAKLREEYRITDAMLLTVGSIIMLMTIGLFLSHGFWHMEVSIAALFGASLLFTYGLLTKRIDLLHLIEKDIEWTTLLFFIFLFILVGAVEETGLLAIIADWVMGLSAGNLVMAICLILWVSALMSAFVDNIPFTATMLPIVAYLTKEIPGAESGVLWWALAFGACFGGNGTMIGASANVVTLGIAEAAGHHIKFFAFMKMAFLYMVISVALANLWLLLFY; encoded by the coding sequence ATGACAAGACGGGGATCTTTTCCAAGGACGGGGATCCTGCACCTTATTTTCCGGACGGCGTTTGCCCTTTTTGCCCTGTTTTTCTGGTGGGCCTCCGGAGCCTGGGCCTTCGAGGCCCAGCACGGAGACGAGGGGACGGAAATTTTCTATGTAAGCGGGCGAATCCTCGATTCCCACCAGGAGCCGGTTGCAGATGCCAGGGTGGACCTCCTGATCGATGGTCACGCCTATCAGGTCGAGGGCGCGGGTCACGAGCACGGAGAGGACGGGATCCTGACCGCCCCTGACGGGACCTACCAGATTGCTGCCCATCTTCCTGCTGGAACCGCCCGTGGCGCTGAGATCCAGGTCCAGGCCGCAAAGACGGGCTTCGAGAGGACGACCGTTCAGGTTCCGGCAACGGCGATCGCAGGAAGCGGAGGCGTTTTCCATGCCCACGCGGATCTCGGGATGACGAGGGTCCTTGGCCCGGCCTTCTGGATAGCAACCGTTATTTTCATCCTCGCCTACGTCCTCATCTCATTCGAGCTCCTCCACCGGACCCTTACCGCCATGCTCGGGGCCGCGATCATCCTCGTGATCACGTACACGGTGGGCACGATCAACCCCGACTATCATATCCTCTCCTACGAGCGGGCGATCCATGCGATCGACATGAACGTCGTCTTCCTCCTGATGGGCATGATGATCATCGTGGGGATCCTGAAGCACACCGGGGTCTTCCAGTGGTTCGCCTACAAGTCTTACCAGCTCGCGCGGGGGAACGTGGTCCTCCTCTCCGTAGTCCTCACGGCCTTCACCGCCTTTGTCTCGGCGTTCCTCGACAACGTGACCACCATGCTCCTTCTTACCCCGGTCACTATCGAGATCGCCCTTTCTCTCGGGATCTCGCCCCTTGTCCTTCTCATCCCAGAGATCCTCGCCTCGAACATCGGAGGCACCGCCACCCTGATAGGCGACCCCCCGAACATCATGATCGGTTCCTATGCCGGGCTCACTTTCATGGATTTCGTGAAGAACCTCACCCCCACTGTCGTCGTCTCCATAGTGGTCCTCTCCGCCTACTCCAGGATTTTTTACAGAAAGGAGTACGCCAGGGCCAGGGTCGGCGATGTCCAGGCCTTTATCGCAAAGCTCAGGGAGGAGTACCGGATAACTGACGCCATGCTCCTTACGGTTGGCTCCATCATCATGCTCATGACTATCGGGCTCTTTCTCTCTCACGGCTTCTGGCACATGGAGGTGAGTATAGCGGCCCTCTTCGGGGCCTCCCTGCTCTTTACATATGGACTTCTCACCAAGAGGATCGACCTCCTCCACCTCATCGAGAAGGACATCGAGTGGACCACGCTCCTCTTTTTCATCTTCCTCTTTATACTGGTTGGGGCCGTCGAAGAGACCGGACTCCTTGCCATCATCGCGGACTGGGTCATGGGGCTTTCTGCCGGGAACCTCGTCATGGCCATCTGTCTCATCCTCTGGGTCTCGGCCCTCATGAGCGCGTTCGTGGACAACATCCCCTTCACCGCCACCATGCTTCCCATCGTGGCCTACCTCACGAAGGAGATACCTGGGGCGGAATCTGGTGTCCTATGGTGGGCCCTTGCCTTCGGGGCCTGTTTCGGCGGCAACGGGACCATGATCGGCGCAAGCGCCAACGTGGTGACACTTGGTATCGCCGAGGCCGCCGGCCACCACATCAAGTTCTTCGCCTTTATGAAGATGGCCTTTTTGTATATGGTGATCAGCGTCGCCCTGGCAAACCTCTGGCTGCTGCTTTTCTATTGA
- a CDS encoding hydrogenase 4 subunit F, with protein MDKGNLLWIMPLLAASGGIFCRFFKDPRRILIFTCNMVLGIGLLGMLAAAAVFKQGQLTGSAGWFNLDALSAYHLLVLMIVYALSSFYAVDYFAADIRSGEFTPAMAQRYGTLWLASLATMIVVLIADNIGIMWVGMETTTLVTAFLVSIYPKRIAIEAMWKYLIICSVGIAFAFIGTLLVAASTSGIADAAGSRFFSWTSLRGVAGQLNPQLIKIGFLFSIVGYGTKAGLAPTHSWLPDAHSQCPTPVSAMFSGFMLNAALYCIIRHAALTNLVLGTAFFTQTVLVVFGLLSIIIAAAFILSQHDLKRLLAYHSVEHLGIIALGLGLGPVGAFAAMFHTLNHSVCKALSFFSAGRLGQIYGTHDMRRISGALHVSPVWGAGLLFSLLALIGVAPFAIFISELLIVKAAIASHAFWSLFIFIAGSSIIFVGALQHAIPMAWGKPPSLVEKPPVIKTIEVAIVFGSLAMLLFLGVWMPNGFRDVLSNAARIAGGL; from the coding sequence ATGGATAAGGGAAATCTGCTTTGGATCATGCCGCTGCTTGCCGCTTCTGGCGGCATTTTCTGCCGGTTTTTTAAGGATCCTCGCCGGATATTGATCTTTACCTGCAATATGGTGCTCGGCATCGGATTGCTGGGGATGCTGGCTGCTGCCGCTGTTTTTAAACAGGGTCAATTGACCGGTTCCGCCGGCTGGTTCAACCTGGACGCCCTTTCCGCCTATCACCTCCTGGTGTTGATGATCGTCTATGCCCTGAGTTCGTTCTACGCTGTCGATTATTTCGCCGCGGATATCCGGAGCGGCGAGTTTACCCCGGCAATGGCGCAACGTTACGGAACGCTCTGGCTCGCTTCTCTCGCCACCATGATCGTGGTGTTGATTGCCGACAATATCGGCATAATGTGGGTCGGGATGGAAACCACCACCCTGGTAACCGCCTTTCTGGTATCCATCTATCCGAAAAGGATCGCCATTGAGGCCATGTGGAAATATCTGATTATCTGTTCGGTCGGCATTGCCTTCGCCTTTATCGGCACCCTGTTGGTGGCCGCCTCCACCTCCGGAATTGCCGACGCGGCCGGCAGTCGTTTTTTTTCCTGGACCTCGCTCAGGGGTGTTGCCGGTCAATTAAACCCGCAACTGATCAAAATCGGTTTTTTATTTTCAATTGTCGGCTATGGAACCAAGGCGGGACTGGCGCCTACCCATTCCTGGCTGCCTGATGCGCACAGCCAGTGCCCCACCCCGGTCTCGGCCATGTTTTCCGGCTTTATGTTGAACGCCGCCCTTTATTGTATTATCCGTCATGCCGCCCTGACCAACCTGGTTCTTGGTACCGCCTTCTTCACCCAGACCGTGCTGGTGGTCTTCGGCCTCTTGTCAATCATCATTGCCGCCGCCTTTATCCTATCGCAGCATGATCTTAAACGCCTGCTCGCCTATCACAGCGTTGAGCACCTCGGCATCATCGCCCTCGGCCTGGGGCTCGGCCCGGTCGGCGCCTTCGCGGCCATGTTCCACACCCTGAACCATTCGGTCTGCAAGGCGCTCAGTTTCTTCTCCGCCGGCCGCCTGGGACAGATCTATGGCACCCATGATATGCGCCGGATTTCCGGGGCACTCCATGTCTCACCCGTCTGGGGCGCTGGTTTATTATTTAGTCTGCTGGCCCTGATCGGCGTAGCCCCCTTTGCCATCTTTATTAGCGAACTCCTTATCGTCAAGGCGGCTATCGCCAGCCACGCCTTCTGGAGCCTGTTTATCTTTATCGCGGGCAGCAGCATCATCTTTGTCGGCGCCCTGCAGCACGCCATCCCCATGGCCTGGGGCAAACCGCCGTCATTAGTCGAGAAGCCACCGGTGATTAAGACAATCGAGGTCGCTATCGTATTCGGTTCACTGGCCATGCTCCTGTTCCTGGGGGTGTGGATGCCAAACGGCTTTCGCGATGTGTTGAGCAATGCGGCCCGGATCGCCGGAGGACTATAA
- a CDS encoding NADH-quinone oxidoreductase subunit H codes for MNITALVSPLLALIAAPLLPGLINRAKAVLAGRRGAPILQLYYDLRKLLGKGEVLSRTSGWVFRLGPIIGLAAVMMTLLIMPFGPLPAMFSFNGDFIFFAYLLALKRFCTVLAALDTGSSFEGMGASREVFFSALAEPALLLGLAGLSRLTGSLSISEMIEKLASQPGMVASPAVLLIVIAVTLVFLAENARIPIDDPTTHLELTMIHEVMILDHSGPALAFIEYGAALQLWVLGVFIADILTPLRPDFWLSITACAAAMAVLAVVVGLIESSMARLRLIRVPQLLISASVFASLAIFLGLQ; via the coding sequence ATGAATATCACAGCCCTTGTTTCACCATTGCTGGCGCTTATAGCCGCACCCCTGTTGCCAGGTCTCATAAACCGGGCCAAGGCCGTGCTTGCCGGCAGGCGGGGGGCGCCGATCCTGCAACTCTATTACGATCTGCGCAAATTACTGGGCAAGGGCGAGGTGCTGAGCCGCACATCCGGCTGGGTTTTCCGGCTTGGCCCCATAATCGGTCTGGCCGCCGTCATGATGACGCTATTAATAATGCCCTTCGGGCCCCTGCCGGCCATGTTTTCGTTTAACGGCGACTTTATCTTTTTCGCCTATCTGCTTGCCCTTAAGCGATTCTGCACCGTCCTTGCCGCCTTGGACACCGGCTCCAGTTTTGAGGGAATGGGCGCGAGCCGGGAGGTCTTTTTTTCAGCCCTGGCTGAACCGGCATTGCTGCTTGGACTGGCGGGACTATCCCGTTTGACCGGTTCTCTATCGATATCCGAAATGATCGAAAAACTGGCTTCCCAACCGGGAATGGTTGCATCTCCCGCCGTACTGCTGATCGTGATTGCCGTTACCCTGGTTTTTCTGGCGGAGAATGCCCGCATTCCGATCGATGATCCCACGACCCACCTTGAGCTGACCATGATTCATGAGGTCATGATTCTGGACCACAGCGGCCCGGCTCTTGCCTTTATTGAATACGGCGCCGCACTGCAACTCTGGGTGCTCGGTGTCTTTATTGCGGACATCCTGACGCCGTTGCGGCCCGATTTCTGGCTATCGATAACGGCATGCGCCGCGGCCATGGCCGTACTGGCCGTTGTCGTCGGTCTCATTGAGTCATCAATGGCCAGGCTCCGTCTTATCCGGGTGCCGCAGCTACTCATCAGCGCCAGCGTCTTTGCCTCTCTGGCCATTTTCCTGGGGTTGCAATAA
- a CDS encoding hydrogenase, whose amino-acid sequence MDMFTLAIFLLILTNMVILGSSRIAACIRAVAVQGMVLGIIPLLTLAHARLGEHLLLAAVCFVLKGAVFPWLLFRALQMARVRREVEPFVGFSLSLLFGLLALVASFYVGSRLDLSMTKTFSMLISYAFFTIITGLFILVSRRKALSMVLGYLVLENGIYGLGMVLSDRMPFLVELGVLLDILVAVFAMGIATYQINREFDHTDVDKLNRLRG is encoded by the coding sequence ATGGACATGTTCACCCTTGCCATCTTTCTGCTGATCCTGACCAATATGGTCATTCTGGGATCAAGCCGGATTGCCGCATGCATCCGCGCCGTAGCCGTTCAGGGTATGGTCCTGGGGATCATCCCCCTGTTGACCCTGGCCCATGCCCGGCTTGGAGAACATCTTTTGCTGGCGGCCGTCTGTTTTGTCTTAAAGGGGGCCGTTTTCCCCTGGCTGCTTTTCCGGGCATTGCAAATGGCGCGGGTCCGGCGGGAAGTTGAACCGTTTGTCGGATTCAGCCTGTCGCTGCTGTTCGGATTGCTGGCCCTGGTCGCTTCATTTTATGTGGGTTCGCGACTTGACCTGTCCATGACGAAAACTTTTTCGATGCTTATCTCCTATGCCTTCTTCACGATCATTACCGGTCTTTTTATCCTGGTTTCCCGGCGCAAGGCCTTGAGTATGGTCTTAGGATACCTGGTGCTGGAAAACGGCATCTATGGCCTGGGCATGGTTCTTTCCGACAGAATGCCTTTTCTGGTCGAACTCGGCGTTTTGCTCGATATTCTGGTGGCGGTGTTTGCCATGGGTATCGCGACCTATCAGATCAATCGGGAATTCGACCATACCGACGTTGACAAATTGAACCGGCTGCGAGGTTAA
- the nuoB gene encoding NADH-quinone oxidoreductase subunit NuoB: MLKVFLTRIRQGYHTIAYPEGPLPELPPRYAGRPLLDPGKCLAGCRTCVEVCPVEALSRDDSDALRLDIGRCLFCRACETSCPRQAISFSRDFRMAAASRRDLVVGPEPERLAQALTSETRRLFGRSLKLRQVSAGGCNACELDTNVLGTIVYDLGRFGIQFVASPRHADGILVTGPVSKNMEQALLATYEAVPAPKIVVATGACAIAGGPYIDHLQTCNGVTNLLPVDLFVPGCPPHPLTILDGLLRLLGRIKA; this comes from the coding sequence ATGCTAAAAGTCTTTCTGACCCGCATCCGCCAAGGATATCATACCATTGCCTATCCGGAAGGTCCCTTGCCGGAACTCCCACCACGTTATGCCGGTCGACCACTGCTTGACCCGGGAAAATGCCTGGCCGGATGCCGGACCTGCGTGGAGGTCTGCCCGGTAGAGGCCCTGTCCCGGGATGATTCTGATGCTCTACGTCTCGATATCGGTCGCTGCCTTTTCTGCCGGGCCTGTGAAACAAGTTGTCCCCGGCAGGCAATTTCCTTCAGCCGTGATTTCCGGATGGCAGCCGCCAGCCGTCGGGATCTGGTCGTTGGACCGGAGCCGGAACGCCTCGCCCAGGCCCTGACTTCCGAGACTCGCCGTCTCTTCGGACGTTCCTTGAAACTGCGGCAGGTGTCGGCAGGAGGATGCAACGCCTGTGAACTGGACACCAATGTCTTGGGCACCATTGTTTATGATCTGGGGCGCTTCGGCATCCAGTTTGTAGCCTCGCCCCGGCATGCCGACGGTATTCTAGTGACCGGTCCGGTGTCCAAAAATATGGAACAGGCGCTTCTGGCAACTTATGAGGCAGTGCCCGCCCCCAAAATTGTCGTGGCAACAGGCGCCTGCGCCATTGCCGGCGGCCCTTACATCGATCACCTCCAGACCTGCAACGGCGTAACCAATCTGTTGCCGGTCGACCTTTTTGTCCCGGGCTGCCCGCCCCATCCGCTCACCATTCTTGACGGCCTTCTGCGCCTGCTGGGACGTATCAAGGCATAA
- a CDS encoding hydrogenase encodes MELVLAGILFIIAGGIAALCCNQFSRLASYLGIGSLVLGSLLVLIPVFQVLSGGASLYMQRPWPMPFVVSFTVGLDALSAFFLLPILIISCLCAVYGYGYMKHYWARKTIGVHWFFFNILVAGMAMLVIARNGVLFLLSWEVMSLAPFFLIIFLDDREKVRQAGWTYMVAAHLGAVFLLVLFMLMAQEAGSMDFAQFRLHPLSASGQLNTLFLLALIGFGTKAGFIPFHVWLPEAHPAAPSHVSALMSGVMIKMGIYGLVRILCFLGTPPLWWGVLLLLIGLCSGISGVLFAIAQHDLKRLLAYHSVENIGIIALGLGAGLIGINRDLPVLATLAFAGGLLHVINHSVFKSLLFMAAGSVQHASGTLEIDELGGLGKRMPWTAVTFVIGAAAICGLPPFNGFVSEFLIYLASYHGGILISGASAASLLAGIAGLALIGGLAAACFAKAFGVVFLGEPRSVKAGECREAPVGMRSPMVLLAASCLLIGLSGPFLVRSMALVLREVVQFTPLNISQALSQADFPLSFIVAGGVSLFVLFVLLALLHRILLSGRQVTSASTWGCGYLKPSARMQYTASSFGQPITNFFAPLLRTRTTFHGPAGIFPRKVSLSTSTPDIFMTGIYSPLFSACEWLLSKLRWLQHGRVQLYIMYIVITIIAVMIWMM; translated from the coding sequence ATGGAGCTTGTGCTTGCAGGTATTCTGTTTATTATTGCTGGCGGAATTGCCGCCCTGTGCTGCAATCAATTTTCACGTCTGGCCTCATACCTGGGGATCGGATCTCTGGTGCTCGGCAGCCTGCTTGTCCTGATCCCCGTGTTCCAGGTCCTGTCCGGCGGGGCGTCGTTATACATGCAACGGCCCTGGCCGATGCCTTTCGTCGTCTCATTCACCGTTGGACTTGACGCCCTCTCCGCCTTTTTTTTACTACCCATCCTGATCATCTCCTGCCTGTGCGCCGTGTACGGTTATGGCTATATGAAGCATTACTGGGCCCGGAAAACAATTGGCGTGCACTGGTTCTTTTTCAATATCCTGGTGGCCGGCATGGCCATGTTGGTTATCGCCAGGAACGGCGTCCTGTTCCTGCTCTCCTGGGAGGTTATGTCCCTGGCCCCGTTTTTTCTTATCATCTTTCTGGATGACAGGGAAAAGGTGCGCCAGGCCGGCTGGACCTATATGGTCGCCGCCCACCTGGGAGCCGTTTTCCTGCTTGTTCTCTTTATGCTTATGGCCCAGGAAGCCGGATCAATGGATTTTGCCCAATTCCGGCTTCATCCTCTATCGGCGTCAGGCCAATTGAATACGCTGTTTTTATTAGCCCTTATCGGTTTCGGGACCAAGGCCGGTTTTATCCCTTTTCATGTCTGGCTACCGGAGGCCCATCCAGCCGCCCCCAGTCACGTGTCGGCCCTGATGTCCGGAGTGATGATAAAGATGGGAATTTACGGTTTGGTCCGCATCCTGTGCTTTCTGGGAACCCCGCCGCTCTGGTGGGGTGTTCTCCTCCTGCTTATCGGTCTGTGCTCCGGTATTTCAGGCGTCCTTTTCGCCATCGCCCAGCACGATCTCAAAAGGCTGCTTGCCTATCACAGCGTTGAAAATATCGGCATTATCGCCCTGGGACTGGGGGCGGGTCTCATCGGTATAAATCGTGATTTGCCTGTTCTTGCAACCCTGGCTTTTGCCGGCGGACTGCTGCATGTCATCAACCATTCGGTATTCAAAAGTCTCCTTTTCATGGCCGCCGGTTCCGTGCAGCACGCCAGCGGCACCCTGGAGATTGATGAACTGGGAGGTCTGGGCAAGCGCATGCCTTGGACGGCGGTCACCTTTGTCATCGGGGCGGCGGCCATATGCGGTCTTCCGCCCTTTAATGGATTTGTCAGTGAATTTCTGATATATCTCGCCTCCTATCACGGCGGCATTCTGATCAGTGGCGCGAGCGCCGCGTCGCTGTTGGCTGGGATTGCCGGCCTGGCCCTGATCGGCGGCCTGGCGGCGGCCTGTTTTGCCAAGGCCTTCGGGGTGGTGTTTCTGGGCGAACCCCGGAGCGTGAAGGCCGGTGAGTGCCGGGAAGCACCTGTCGGTATGCGGTCGCCCATGGTGCTGCTGGCCGCTAGCTGTCTACTGATCGGCCTCAGCGGTCCGTTCCTGGTCAGGTCCATGGCCCTGGTTCTCCGTGAGGTGGTGCAGTTTACCCCGCTGAATATCAGCCAGGCATTGTCACAGGCCGATTTTCCCTTGTCTTTCATAGTTGCAGGCGGCGTAAGCTTGTTCGTCCTGTTCGTCCTTCTTGCCCTGCTGCACCGTATTCTTCTCTCCGGCCGCCAGGTCACCTCGGCCTCTACCTGGGGCTGCGGCTATCTTAAGCCTTCGGCCAGGATGCAGTATACGGCATCTTCCTTTGGCCAACCCATAACGAATTTTTTCGCTCCCCTCCTGCGCACCCGTACGACGTTTCACGGGCCTGCCGGTATTTTCCCGCGTAAGGTCTCCCTTTCGACATCCACTCCAGATATCTTTATGACGGGCATTTACTCCCCACTGTTTTCGGCTTGTGAATGGCTGTTGTCCAAATTGCGCTGGCTGCAACATGGCAGGGTACAACTCTATATTATGTATATTGTCATTACCATCATTGCTGTCATGATCTGGATGATGTGA
- a CDS encoding NADH-quinone oxidoreductase subunit C, which produces MKDRQTAFSNPGCIALAQTPAQDINRLRRTVIEGVKNGNHLLALFLLPAENNGTDELFAVLGDIETRRLFIMRAPVQNSYPSITVDLPLAERFEREIAEQWGVVPTNHPWLKPVRFHESYRQEHHAQPQGMTDFLQPGVMDFLKAEGDEIHEVAVGPVHAGIIEPGHFRFLCHGEKILHMEIALGYQHRGVEQALIGGPDKRTIHYMETLAGDTTIGHALAYCQALEALSACEVPLRGQALRAIALELERLANHTGDLGAMAADVGYSPTAAFCGRLRGDFLNLSALLCGNRFGRGLIRPGGVAFDLDVGLAAEINLRLTKIYQQVEQAVDLLWREPSVLARFEETGVIDKMLAVKLGLVGPAARACGIEYDVRVDFPAGMYRQTPIQVSTWFTGDVYGRAFVRWLEIKRSVNFICKLLNNLPDGPTAVDPGEIAGGRIAVSLVEGWRGEICHTVVTDERGRFRLYKVVDPSFHNWLGLAMAVRNEGIMDFPICNKSFSLSYCGHDL; this is translated from the coding sequence ATGAAAGACCGCCAGACCGCTTTCAGCAATCCCGGCTGTATCGCCCTTGCCCAGACGCCCGCTCAGGACATTAACCGCCTGCGCCGGACGGTGATCGAGGGGGTCAAAAACGGCAACCATTTGCTGGCCTTGTTTTTACTGCCCGCCGAGAACAACGGAACGGACGAACTGTTCGCCGTCCTTGGTGATATCGAGACCAGACGCCTCTTTATTATGCGCGCTCCGGTTCAGAATAGTTATCCAAGCATTACTGTTGATTTACCGCTGGCCGAAAGATTTGAACGTGAGATAGCAGAGCAATGGGGAGTTGTTCCGACGAACCATCCCTGGCTTAAACCGGTCCGGTTTCACGAATCTTACCGGCAGGAACATCATGCCCAGCCGCAGGGGATGACCGATTTCTTGCAGCCAGGGGTGATGGATTTTCTTAAAGCCGAGGGTGATGAAATTCATGAGGTGGCGGTAGGACCGGTGCATGCCGGCATTATCGAGCCGGGTCATTTCCGCTTCCTCTGCCATGGGGAAAAAATATTGCATATGGAGATCGCCCTTGGTTACCAGCACCGCGGCGTTGAACAGGCGCTGATCGGCGGCCCTGATAAACGCACCATTCATTATATGGAGACCCTGGCCGGGGATACGACTATCGGCCACGCACTTGCTTACTGCCAGGCATTGGAGGCATTGAGCGCCTGCGAGGTTCCCTTGCGGGGTCAGGCCCTGCGGGCGATTGCCTTGGAATTGGAACGTCTGGCCAATCATACCGGAGACCTGGGGGCTATGGCGGCGGATGTCGGCTACAGCCCCACCGCCGCCTTCTGTGGCCGCTTGCGAGGTGATTTTCTTAACCTTAGCGCGCTTTTGTGCGGCAACCGTTTCGGCCGCGGCCTGATCCGGCCAGGCGGCGTCGCCTTTGACCTTGATGTCGGTCTGGCAGCGGAAATTAATTTACGATTGACAAAGATTTATCAACAGGTGGAGCAGGCCGTGGACCTCCTTTGGCGAGAGCCTTCCGTACTGGCCAGATTTGAGGAAACCGGCGTTATCGATAAGATGCTGGCCGTGAAATTGGGTCTGGTGGGTCCGGCGGCCCGGGCCTGTGGCATTGAATACGATGTCCGGGTTGATTTTCCGGCCGGTATGTATCGCCAAACCCCCATCCAGGTTTCCACCTGGTTCACTGGGGATGTCTATGGCCGGGCCTTTGTCCGCTGGCTGGAGATCAAACGTTCGGTAAATTTTATTTGTAAATTACTCAATAATTTGCCGGACGGCCCGACGGCCGTTGATCCGGGAGAGATCGCCGGCGGCCGGATCGCCGTTTCCCTGGTAGAAGGCTGGCGGGGCGAGATCTGTCATACGGTAGTCACGGATGAGCGTGGACGTTTCCGGCTTTATAAGGTGGTGGATCCTTCCTTTCACAACTGGCTTGGTCTGGCCATGGCCGTACGCAACGAGGGGATAATGGATTTCCCGATCTGTAACAAGAGTTTCAGTCTTTCCTACTGCGGCCATGACCTATAG